In one window of Falco cherrug isolate bFalChe1 chromosome 10, bFalChe1.pri, whole genome shotgun sequence DNA:
- the NAP1L4 gene encoding nucleosome assembly protein 1-like 4 isoform X2, translating to MADNSKTEETASDSVEAAKNASNKKEKLADQVMQNPQVLAALQERLDNTALTPSSYIETLPKAVKRRIDALKQLQVKCAHIEAKFYEEVHDLERKYAALYQPLFDKRREFINGEAEPTDAESEWHSENEEEEKLAGDLKNAVVIEEKAEAGETNVKGIPDFWFTIFRNVDMLSELVQEYDEPILKHLQDIKVKFSEPGQPMSFSLEFHFGPNDYFSNSVLTKTYKMKSEPDKTDPFSFEGPEIVDCEGCTIDWMKGKNVTVKTIKKKQKHKGRGTVRTITKQVPNDSFFNFFSPIKVSGDGESLDEDSEFTLAADFEIGHFFRERIVPRAVLYFTGEAIEDDDNFEEDEEGEEEELEGEEEGEEEEDAESDPKKDSSQPAECKQQ from the exons ATGGCAGATAACAG taaaacagaagaaactgctTCAGATTCTGTGGAGGCTGCTAAAAATGCAAGCaacaaaaaag AAAAGCTAGCAGACCAAGTGATGCAAAATCCACAGGTCCTGGCAGCTCTACAGGAACGGCTTGACAACACAGCACTTACTCCTTCAAGTTACATTGAAAC tttaccaaaagcagtgaaaagaaGAATTGATGCCTTGAAACAGCTCCAGGTGAAATGTGCCCATATAGAAGCTAAATTCTATGAAGAAGTACATGATTTAGAGAGAAAATACGCAGCACTCTATCAACCCCTTTTTGATAAG AGAAGAGAGTTTATTAATGGGGAAGCTGAACCCACAGATGCAGAGTCAGAATGGCACAgtgaaaatgaggaagaagaaaagctagCT GGAGACCTGAAAAATGCAGTGGTAATAGAAGAAAAAGCGGAAGCAGGGGAGACAAATGTCAAAGGGATTCCAGACTTCTGGTTTACTATCTTCAGGAATGTAGATATGCTAAGTGAATTAGTACAG GAATATGATGAACCAATCTTGAAACATCTGCAGGATATTAAAGTTAAGTTTTCTGAACCCGGACAGCCTATG TCTTTCTCATTAGAGTTCCACTTTGGGCCCAATGACTACTTTTCTAATTCAGTCCTGACAAAAACATACAAGATGAAGTCGGAGCCGGACAAGACAGATCCCTTTTCATTTGAAGGACCTGAAATAGTTGATTGTGAGGG GTGTACTATTGACtggatgaaaggaaaaaatgttacagttaaaacaatcaagaaaaaacagaaacacaaggGTCGAGGCACAGTTCGGACAATTACTAAACAAGTACCtaatgattctttttttaacttcttcagCCCAATAAAGG TATCTGGTGATGGAGAGTCATTG GATGAAGATTCAGAGTTTACTTTAGCAGCAGATTTTGAAATTGGACACTTCTTCCGTGAAAGGATAGTCCCTCGTGCTGTGCTTTATTTCACTGGGGAAGCTATAGAGGATGATGATAAC ttcgaagaagatgaagaaggtGAAGAGGAG GAGttggagggggaagaggagggagaagaagaggaagatgcagAGAGTGATCCTAAG AAAGATTCCAGCCAACCTGCTGAATGCAAACAACAGTAA
- the NAP1L4 gene encoding nucleosome assembly protein 1-like 4 isoform X1 translates to MVDTGTQMADNSKTEETASDSVEAAKNASNKKEKLADQVMQNPQVLAALQERLDNTALTPSSYIETLPKAVKRRIDALKQLQVKCAHIEAKFYEEVHDLERKYAALYQPLFDKRREFINGEAEPTDAESEWHSENEEEEKLAGDLKNAVVIEEKAEAGETNVKGIPDFWFTIFRNVDMLSELVQEYDEPILKHLQDIKVKFSEPGQPMSFSLEFHFGPNDYFSNSVLTKTYKMKSEPDKTDPFSFEGPEIVDCEGCTIDWMKGKNVTVKTIKKKQKHKGRGTVRTITKQVPNDSFFNFFSPIKVSGDGESLDEDSEFTLAADFEIGHFFRERIVPRAVLYFTGEAIEDDDNFEEDEEGEEEELEGEEEGEEEEDAESDPKKDSSQPAECKQQ, encoded by the exons ATG GTGGATACAGGCACACAGATGGCAGATAACAG taaaacagaagaaactgctTCAGATTCTGTGGAGGCTGCTAAAAATGCAAGCaacaaaaaag AAAAGCTAGCAGACCAAGTGATGCAAAATCCACAGGTCCTGGCAGCTCTACAGGAACGGCTTGACAACACAGCACTTACTCCTTCAAGTTACATTGAAAC tttaccaaaagcagtgaaaagaaGAATTGATGCCTTGAAACAGCTCCAGGTGAAATGTGCCCATATAGAAGCTAAATTCTATGAAGAAGTACATGATTTAGAGAGAAAATACGCAGCACTCTATCAACCCCTTTTTGATAAG AGAAGAGAGTTTATTAATGGGGAAGCTGAACCCACAGATGCAGAGTCAGAATGGCACAgtgaaaatgaggaagaagaaaagctagCT GGAGACCTGAAAAATGCAGTGGTAATAGAAGAAAAAGCGGAAGCAGGGGAGACAAATGTCAAAGGGATTCCAGACTTCTGGTTTACTATCTTCAGGAATGTAGATATGCTAAGTGAATTAGTACAG GAATATGATGAACCAATCTTGAAACATCTGCAGGATATTAAAGTTAAGTTTTCTGAACCCGGACAGCCTATG TCTTTCTCATTAGAGTTCCACTTTGGGCCCAATGACTACTTTTCTAATTCAGTCCTGACAAAAACATACAAGATGAAGTCGGAGCCGGACAAGACAGATCCCTTTTCATTTGAAGGACCTGAAATAGTTGATTGTGAGGG GTGTACTATTGACtggatgaaaggaaaaaatgttacagttaaaacaatcaagaaaaaacagaaacacaaggGTCGAGGCACAGTTCGGACAATTACTAAACAAGTACCtaatgattctttttttaacttcttcagCCCAATAAAGG TATCTGGTGATGGAGAGTCATTG GATGAAGATTCAGAGTTTACTTTAGCAGCAGATTTTGAAATTGGACACTTCTTCCGTGAAAGGATAGTCCCTCGTGCTGTGCTTTATTTCACTGGGGAAGCTATAGAGGATGATGATAAC ttcgaagaagatgaagaaggtGAAGAGGAG GAGttggagggggaagaggagggagaagaagaggaagatgcagAGAGTGATCCTAAG AAAGATTCCAGCCAACCTGCTGAATGCAAACAACAGTAA
- the NAP1L4 gene encoding nucleosome assembly protein 1-like 4 isoform X3 translates to MVDTGTQMADNSKTEETASDSVEAAKNASNKKEKLADQVMQNPQVLAALQERLDNTALTPSSYIETLPKAVKRRIDALKQLQVKCAHIEAKFYEEVHDLERKYAALYQPLFDKRREFINGEAEPTDAESEWHSENEEEEKLAGDLKNAVVIEEKAEAGETNVKGIPDFWFTIFRNVDMLSELVQEYDEPILKHLQDIKVKFSEPGQPMSFSLEFHFGPNDYFSNSVLTKTYKMKSEPDKTDPFSFEGPEIVDCEGCTIDWMKGKNVTVKTIKKKQKHKGRGTVRTITKQVPNDSFFNFFSPIKVSGDGESLDEDSEFTLAADFEIGHFFRERIVPRAVLYFTGEAIEDDDNFEEDEEGEEEELEGEEEGEEEEDAESDPKV, encoded by the exons ATG GTGGATACAGGCACACAGATGGCAGATAACAG taaaacagaagaaactgctTCAGATTCTGTGGAGGCTGCTAAAAATGCAAGCaacaaaaaag AAAAGCTAGCAGACCAAGTGATGCAAAATCCACAGGTCCTGGCAGCTCTACAGGAACGGCTTGACAACACAGCACTTACTCCTTCAAGTTACATTGAAAC tttaccaaaagcagtgaaaagaaGAATTGATGCCTTGAAACAGCTCCAGGTGAAATGTGCCCATATAGAAGCTAAATTCTATGAAGAAGTACATGATTTAGAGAGAAAATACGCAGCACTCTATCAACCCCTTTTTGATAAG AGAAGAGAGTTTATTAATGGGGAAGCTGAACCCACAGATGCAGAGTCAGAATGGCACAgtgaaaatgaggaagaagaaaagctagCT GGAGACCTGAAAAATGCAGTGGTAATAGAAGAAAAAGCGGAAGCAGGGGAGACAAATGTCAAAGGGATTCCAGACTTCTGGTTTACTATCTTCAGGAATGTAGATATGCTAAGTGAATTAGTACAG GAATATGATGAACCAATCTTGAAACATCTGCAGGATATTAAAGTTAAGTTTTCTGAACCCGGACAGCCTATG TCTTTCTCATTAGAGTTCCACTTTGGGCCCAATGACTACTTTTCTAATTCAGTCCTGACAAAAACATACAAGATGAAGTCGGAGCCGGACAAGACAGATCCCTTTTCATTTGAAGGACCTGAAATAGTTGATTGTGAGGG GTGTACTATTGACtggatgaaaggaaaaaatgttacagttaaaacaatcaagaaaaaacagaaacacaaggGTCGAGGCACAGTTCGGACAATTACTAAACAAGTACCtaatgattctttttttaacttcttcagCCCAATAAAGG TATCTGGTGATGGAGAGTCATTG GATGAAGATTCAGAGTTTACTTTAGCAGCAGATTTTGAAATTGGACACTTCTTCCGTGAAAGGATAGTCCCTCGTGCTGTGCTTTATTTCACTGGGGAAGCTATAGAGGATGATGATAAC ttcgaagaagatgaagaaggtGAAGAGGAG GAGttggagggggaagaggagggagaagaagaggaagatgcagAGAGTGATCCTAAG gTGTAA